AGCCATTATGGGTAGATTGCACTTCTTTTGAACTAGCCGTCATATGTCCATAGATAGGAACTGCTGTACAAAATGCCTACAGTGGAATGTAGTTAATTATGAAATGCAAGAGCATCTCCAACTAAAATCTGTATACATTATTGCTAGTTGATTCCTCAAATCAACTAGGAATACGGGGTCAAACATGCATATTGTTTCATGGAACCGTTATCAAAAGTTGACATGGTAAATGTACAGCTGACTTGAAAGATTTGTCATGAACCAAATTGTAGCGAGACATTGGTGGTTGGCATTGTTGTGGCAAAGAGGCACCGTtcacgtatatgacagtgcagGGGAATGGGGTATATGGGCGGACCTAGAGCGGAAATAACTCAGTATCACAGTACGCATCACACGTCACCTAAAGTAGGGGTGTTAGATactatatatagatatagataaaaTATATCAAGAAAATCTATTTTGACCTGCTTTGGTCTGCACCCTGGTAGCATAACCTGGGCACACCCAGAAATATGTGTTGCGGGACAGATGTACTCTTTCAATAGCTGCCATATCGTAGGGTCTTTTTTCTGTTTGCCATGTTTTCTAAAATGCATATCCAGAGTTCACGGCGCTCTTGATTTGTTACCTTAAACTCATATTTTTGGCTCAGGTTGGAGCATGGAGGGAGAGGATTATTGTGTGCAGTGGCAAGTATGGTTTTGTTCATGGCCTCATCAAGGCATTCGTGGATTCTGGTGCCAAAGCAATCATCTCATCATCTGTCGAGCCTCCAGATTCCCAGGCAATCGCATACCATGGGATGGATGTAAGTGGAAGCCTCGAGAATGGGAAGTTTGTCATTGGGGATGATGAAGCTGATGAGTCGGAGCCTGAACCTGTTAGCCCTATAAGTGACTGGGAAGACAGCGATGCTGAGAAAAACGGTGAAGGCAACAAAGATATTGATGAAGAGGAGTACTTGGCTCAGTTTATCTGCCTCTTATATGACAAGTTGTTCCGTGAGGGAGTCACAGTGGACACTGCTCTTCAACAAGCACTCCGCGCACATCCTAGGTTGAAGTACAGCTGCCATCTACCGAATGTTTCGTAGTTAGTGATATTCACAACCCATACAAAAATATGAAATTGATGatactagaaaaaaataaggatCGTGTGGATTCATAATGGGGTTATAGAATTCTTTTTACAAGGAAGGGGTTATAGAGTTTATACTCGTGTTCATTGTGCAGGCGGAGGAAAGTGAATGTTCCCCAATTGAATCTTTTGGCGAATGCCGTTGTAAAACTGTAGTACATAGATCATGTACTGATGGAGGCTAATAGAAAAGCAAATGAAATAAAGGTTGAAGGCTTTGTACTGTGTAGTAGCGCTTCTGTTGAGATTCAAGTGCCTGAGGTGTTATTGTTGTATTTTGGGTTTTAGTTTTTGTGATTTCTTTCTTCTCAGCAAATCTGGCAAAAAAAATACACTGTttgattttcattttttttatttctttaaaTCTTGTGTTTTTGGTTTAGCAGATTCGAAGTGTGTGTAGAAACTAGACCCAATTGTAGGCGTTTTGGTGTAGATGCTTGTCAGAAAGAACTGTTGACCGGCACTAATGCCGGCTCAAATATACATGAATGATTTCTTGATATGCTTCACTTTTATGTGAGGGCACATTTGACACTCTTCCATTTCTGAGATTTCATTTACAAAAAAGAGAGGTTGAAGTAAGTGAATATACGCACCTACAAATTTTACATGGTTGCATAACATTAGCAGGCTGAAGCAAGGTTCTTCTTCCGAATAACGTTATATATCAATTGCCTCGGTTCAAGGATGACGCAACGAAACCTGCTCGTCAGGTTCAGCAACTACTCAAACTTTCAATGGAGATCAGCTCCTTCACAAAGCAAGGTCAGTCGTTGTGCCGTGCCGACCCGAGCAGCTCGTGAATCTCCCGGCTAAGCTCACTCTACCAACCGCAGCAAAACGGACGAGAATCTACACACCCCAAACCGGAATCTCCAAGCATGAGTGATCATGCCTTCTTGGCCACGGCGAAGCCGGTGATGAACTCCCTGACCTCGCCGCTGGCCCGGTCCAGCGCCGTCCTCCCGTCGGCGTCCTTGACGTCGTACTTGGCGCCGGCCTTGAGCAGCTCCTCGATCTTGGGCAAGTCGCCCTCGGAGGCGGCCAGAATCAGCAGGATGTCCACCGGGTGGATGCTCTGGTTCAGCAGCGCCTCCATCTTGTCGTAGGTGCCCTCCACCGCCAGCATCCCCATGTAGTTGAAGTACTGCCGCCCATTCTTGTCAGATGCCGAACGCATGCAGCAATGGAGATTCAGTGACAGTTCAGGGAACGGGTTCTCACCTGCTCGACGTCGTCGCGGTCGAAGTCGTCCCTCGCTTGGCTGCCGTAGATGCCGGCGCCCTCCGCGTCCTTGTTCCCGAACTTGAAGAACCCCACCCTGCCGCTCTCCCTCGCCGGCGCCACCTTGCTCAACAGTGACGGCCGCAGCCACGCTGCGCCGCCGCCCAGCTGCGGGGTCCTCAGCCCTCCCTGTGCCGCCCGCGGCGACCTCCACCCCGACGACGAGGACGCCGTCTTGGTCGCGAGCTGGATGGTGCACGGGATGGAGGCCATGGCGCTTTGCTGCTTGTTGGAGCGCGAGCAGGTCTGGGAGCGAGAGGTGGAGAAGGGCAGAGATGTCTGCAAGGGAAAGGATAAGTAGCACTGAACTGTTTGGTATGTACTTTGGCAGTGTGTGAAGACTGAAGAGCTTAGCCTGAACTTTCTGAATCTTTTGCCTGCCTCCCTGTTTGGAGATATATTGGACACTAGAGATATGTTGGAGCGGTGCAATGTCTTGTACTGCTGGACAACACGGGAGAGATTGACAGAATGGAGCTTTAGAAGTTTGTGAGAGTGAATGTGACATTTGTACTGGTGTGAACATGTCTGGTTTTTGAGTCATTTTGTTTGTAAGGCAGCCGGTATCATCTTTTGAGCAGCTAACCTATCCATTACCCCCTTTGTACCCCAGAATTCGAGGGACTCTTATTTGAAGGATTTTCATAGAAATTTTGGAGAATTCGAATACATAGATTTTTTTTTTCTGTCTAGATTGTTTGATTCGTCATAGGCATTTTTCCTTGAgtttcatttgcactagatttcgtaGAAAAATGTTCATCCACTCTAATATCTTGTGAAAAGCCCTTAAAAAACATCTTCTGAAAAATCTTATGTTTTTCTGAAGATCGAGAAGAGGGGTTAGagggaggggggtgattagacccttaacaagtaaaagttgtagcttttagtatttttcaagttaaggttgagcttACCACACGTTAAAGAGGCACCCAAGGCATTCTACACAAGCATATTagagtatgagcagcggaaaaggtaaagctgttgggaaacgtagcatgcaattttaaaaaattcctatgctcacgcaagatctatctatagatgcatagcaacgagagggggagagtgtgtctacgtaccctcgtagaccgaaagcggagcgtttgacaacgcggttgatgtagttgaacttcttcttgttccaaccgatcaagcaccgaacgtacggcacctacgagttctgcacacgttcagctcgatgacgtccctcatcctcttgatccagcaaaggtgtctaggaagaagatgagttccgtcagcacgacggtgtggtgacggtgatggtgaagtgatccatgcagggcttcgcctaagcactacgaagatatgaccggaggcgtaaactgtggaggggggcgccgcacacggctaacaattattGGTGTGTGTTATAGGCgtcccctccccacgtatatataggtgggagggggagggggacaaccttggggcgccccaagtaggaggaatactacttggggccctagtccaattcgcccccctaccATGTTTaccggaggggaaaggaaggaggagggaggagggaaggaagggggaggccgaatccctcccctttcttctcccttcccctctttccttcccctcaagtgtggcccatatgggggcgcgacagcccctgctggctgctgcgtttttccctcttggcccattaggcccatatctttgccgggggtgcctggaaccccttccggtgacccgatatgtacctggtactctccagaacacttccggtgtccgaatactatcgtactatatatcaatctttacctctcgaccatttcgagactccttgtcatgtccgtgatcttatccgagactccgaacaaaatccggtcaccaaatcacattttttttagaaaagggggagatccccggcctctgcatcagaaagatgcatacggccacatttattaaAAAGAAAATAAGTTCGACAGAGGTCTTGAGGTCTcaaacaaaagaaaacaagatGCTCACACAGAGCAGAAAAGTAAAAGTAAAGCCACAACTGGCTGGCAAAATAAAGATagggaaactaattgcctatcctattacatgaccaccATCCAAACTGGTTGAAAATAGCCCATGCTAgcatctcccatcggatagatccagtaaccaaacgctccctggcctccgtcggagtgagtagcgaccacatacggatcaacgcagtggctcggaagataacctgcaaaaaatgagtatttgttgttctgttaaagaccaagtcatttctgcagttccaaactgcccataataaagcacatactcctacacgaatgtgtttCGCCATTTCGGAATCTATCCCGtcaagccatgtcccaaataacatgTTGATATTATTCGAaggagtaatattaaaggctatGTGAACTGTCCGCCATAATTTTTTTgcc
This region of Triticum aestivum cultivar Chinese Spring chromosome 2D, IWGSC CS RefSeq v2.1, whole genome shotgun sequence genomic DNA includes:
- the LOC123052538 gene encoding protein LHCP TRANSLOCATION DEFECT, producing the protein MASIPCTIQLATKTASSSSGWRSPRAAQGGLRTPQLGGGAAWLRPSLLSKVAPARESGRVGFFKFGNKDAEGAGIYGSQARDDFDRDDVEQYFNYMGMLAVEGTYDKMEALLNQSIHPVDILLILAASEGDLPKIEELLKAGAKYDVKDADGRTALDRASGEVREFITGFAVAKKA